The proteins below are encoded in one region of Enhydrobacter sp.:
- a CDS encoding DNA-3-methyladenine glycosylase I gives MAWKHDTIAGTDGKPRCGWATADPLYEKYHDAEWGRPLRDDRALFELLTLEGCQAGLSWITVLRKRGHYRKVYDGFDPGTIARYTPAKLARLLADPGIIRHKGKIEASVGNAKAYLALVEREGSFSTFLWSFVDGKPRRNHPRSLKDVPARSAESDAMSKALQRAGFKFVGSTICYAFMQASGMVDDHIVGCHRHRR, from the coding sequence ATGGCCTGGAAGCACGATACGATCGCCGGCACCGACGGCAAGCCGCGCTGCGGCTGGGCCACGGCCGATCCGCTTTACGAGAAGTATCACGACGCCGAATGGGGCCGGCCGCTCCGCGACGATCGCGCGCTGTTCGAGCTTCTGACCCTCGAAGGCTGCCAGGCCGGCCTGTCGTGGATCACCGTGCTGCGCAAGCGCGGGCACTACCGCAAGGTCTACGACGGCTTCGATCCGGGAACGATCGCGCGCTACACGCCGGCGAAGCTTGCCCGGCTGCTTGCCGATCCGGGTATCATCCGTCACAAGGGCAAGATCGAAGCCAGCGTCGGCAACGCCAAGGCCTATCTGGCGCTGGTCGAGCGCGAAGGCTCGTTCTCGACGTTTCTCTGGAGCTTCGTCGACGGCAAGCCGAGAAGGAACCATCCGAGGAGCCTGAAGGACGTGCCGGCCCGCTCGGCCGAAAGCGACGCCATGTCGAAGGCCCTGCAGAGGGCCGGCTTCAAGTTCGTCGGCTCGACGATCTGCTACGCCTTCATGCAGGCCTCCGGCATGGTCGACGATCATATCGTCGGCTGCCATCGCCATCGCAGATAG
- a CDS encoding monooxygenase, producing MITAIVNFKLPADIDARKAADLFKGSAPKYRGMKGLVRKYYLYDAEKRIGGGVYLWKSRADAEAVYTPQWQAYIAERYGAPPEIRYFETSVVVDNEMAKVLAEAV from the coding sequence ATGATCACGGCCATCGTGAACTTCAAGCTGCCCGCCGACATCGATGCCCGGAAGGCCGCCGATCTCTTCAAAGGCTCGGCACCGAAATACCGCGGCATGAAGGGCCTGGTGCGCAAGTACTATCTCTACGACGCCGAGAAGCGGATCGGCGGCGGCGTCTATCTCTGGAAGAGCAGGGCCGACGCCGAAGCGGTCTACACGCCGCAATGGCAGGCCTACATTGCCGAGCGCTATGGCGCACCGCCCGAGATCCGCTACTTCGAGACATCGGTCGTGGTCGACAACGAGATGGCCAAGGTCCTGGCCGAAGCGGTGTAG
- a CDS encoding DUF2244 domain-containing protein, whose protein sequence is MADSSPAIHFSTSLRPHRSLPPEGFKWLIRAVVIANLMIGLPLYLLGAWPVMGFMGLDVALLWWLFQRNYLDARRSETLVLTDYELIVDRTAPDGEREQHRLDAYWLKIEQGERLIATSRGNRVVIGRFLAPAVRQEVGEQLEAALARMRSPRFEHPWDREDDAYSPNTSFMP, encoded by the coding sequence ATGGCCGACTCCTCTCCGGCGATCCACTTCTCCACATCGCTCAGGCCGCATCGCAGCTTGCCCCCCGAGGGCTTCAAGTGGCTGATCCGCGCCGTCGTGATCGCGAACCTGATGATCGGCCTGCCGCTCTATCTGCTTGGCGCCTGGCCGGTGATGGGGTTCATGGGCCTCGACGTCGCGCTCCTCTGGTGGCTGTTCCAGCGCAACTACCTCGACGCCCGGCGCAGCGAGACCCTGGTGCTGACCGATTACGAGCTGATCGTCGATCGGACGGCGCCCGACGGTGAGCGTGAGCAACACCGCCTCGATGCCTACTGGCTGAAGATCGAGCAGGGCGAGCGGCTGATCGCGACGTCGCGCGGCAACCGTGTCGTCATCGGCCGCTTCCTGGCGCCGGCCGTGCGGCAGGAGGTCGGCGAGCAGCTCGAGGCCGCGCTTGCCCGCATGCGCTCGCCGCGCTTCGAGCATCCCTGGGACAGGGAAGACGACGCCTACAGCCCCAACACGTCTTTCATGCCATAG
- a CDS encoding haloacid dehalogenase type II, which yields MAKDLADLKVCIFDVFGTVVDWRGSLIEDLPALGRKHGLDTDWTSFADDWRGLYQPQMHRVRKGEIPWTNIDELHKEAFETLLKKRGLGHPGEAAAWEFTRLWHRLRPWPDSVEGIGLMKKKYVVATLSNGNVALLINMAKNGGIPWDHCFSGETFHHYKPDPEAYLGVARTMYLEPHQVMLVAAHNGDLRAAQKCGLATGFVHRPREHGPGQKSDLAPDGDWDAVGHSIIEVAKKIGC from the coding sequence ATGGCCAAGGATCTCGCCGACCTCAAGGTCTGCATCTTCGATGTGTTCGGCACTGTCGTCGACTGGCGCGGCAGCCTGATCGAGGACCTGCCGGCACTCGGGCGCAAGCACGGTCTCGACACCGACTGGACGAGCTTCGCCGACGACTGGCGCGGTCTCTACCAGCCGCAGATGCATCGCGTCCGCAAGGGCGAGATCCCCTGGACCAACATCGACGAGCTGCACAAGGAAGCGTTCGAGACGCTCCTGAAGAAACGGGGCCTCGGGCATCCCGGCGAAGCCGCGGCGTGGGAATTCACACGGCTCTGGCACAGGCTGCGGCCCTGGCCCGATTCGGTCGAAGGCATCGGCCTGATGAAGAAGAAATACGTCGTGGCGACGCTCAGCAACGGCAACGTCGCTCTGCTGATCAACATGGCGAAGAACGGCGGCATACCGTGGGATCACTGCTTCTCGGGCGAGACCTTCCACCACTACAAGCCTGATCCCGAGGCCTATCTCGGTGTGGCGAGGACGATGTATCTGGAGCCGCATCAGGTGATGCTGGTCGCCGCCCATAACGGCGATCTGCGGGCCGCGCAGAAATGCGGGCTGGCGACCGGCTTCGTCCACCGTCCGAGGGAGCACGGTCCCGGCCAGAAGAGCGATCTCGCGCCGGACGGCGACTGGGACGCAGTCGGCCATTCAATCATCGAGGTCGCCAAGAAGATCGGGTGCTAA
- the dapB gene encoding 4-hydroxy-tetrahydrodipicolinate reductase: protein MKVAIVGAAGRMGQMLIREIARTEGCSLAGASEAAGSKAIGRDAGELAGVAATGVKITADSAAAIGAAEVVIDFTVPAAAVAHAGIAADKGVSMVIGTTGLDARQTAAVHDCARRIPILWAANMSMGINILMALVEKTASLLDPGYDIEVLEMHHRHKIDAPSGTALALGRAAAAGRKVRLEDVWRKSRDGHTGARPAGEIGFATLRGGEEVGVHTVMFAAAGERLELSHRAFSRETYASGAVRSALWLTGKKPGLYGMKDVLGL, encoded by the coding sequence ATGAAAGTCGCGATCGTCGGCGCCGCGGGGCGCATGGGCCAGATGCTGATCCGCGAGATCGCCCGGACCGAGGGCTGCAGTCTCGCCGGGGCCAGCGAGGCGGCCGGCAGCAAGGCGATCGGCCGCGATGCCGGGGAGCTTGCGGGCGTCGCAGCCACGGGCGTGAAGATCACCGCCGACAGCGCCGCGGCGATCGGCGCCGCCGAGGTGGTGATCGATTTCACCGTGCCCGCCGCGGCGGTCGCCCATGCCGGGATCGCAGCCGACAAGGGCGTGTCGATGGTGATCGGCACGACCGGCCTCGACGCCCGGCAGACCGCGGCCGTCCATGACTGCGCCCGGCGCATCCCGATCCTGTGGGCGGCCAACATGTCGATGGGCATCAACATCCTGATGGCGCTGGTCGAGAAGACCGCGTCGCTGCTCGATCCCGGCTACGACATCGAGGTGCTGGAAATGCATCACCGGCACAAGATCGATGCGCCTTCGGGCACCGCGCTGGCGCTGGGACGCGCCGCGGCGGCCGGCCGCAAGGTCAGGCTGGAGGATGTGTGGCGCAAGAGCCGCGACGGGCACACCGGGGCGCGGCCTGCCGGCGAGATCGGCTTCGCAACGCTGCGCGGGGGCGAGGAGGTGGGTGTGCACACGGTGATGTTCGCCGCCGCCGGCGAGCGGCTGGAGCTCAGCCACCGTGCCTTCAGCCGCGAGACCTATGCCTCCGGCGCCGTCCGCAGCGCGCTGTGGCTGACGGGCAAGAAGCCGGGCCTCTATGGCATGAAAGACGTGTTGGGGCTGTAG
- the dnaJ gene encoding molecular chaperone DnaJ, translated as MSQDYYELLGVSRTASADDIKKAFRKLAMQHHPDRNPGSKEAEKKFKDVNHAYDILKDPDKRAAYDRYGPAAFEGGAPGGPGGFQGQGFDFGSVFGDIFDEMFGAGRGRPGGPRADMRGQDLRFNLEITLEQAYSGTEATVRVPSSVTCESCHGSGAEPGSRPQQCPTCHGRGRLRAQQGFFTVERTCHACHGVGQVIDKPCRACAGQGRVRREKTLKVNIPAGVEDGTRIRLSGEGEAGTRGGPAGDLYVFLSVRRNPLFEREGADIHCRVPISMVQATLGGSIEVPTLDGKMARINIPAGAQGGHQFRLRGRGMPVVRSTQRGDMYIEINVETPTNLTARQKELLKEFEKAGKTSPESEGFFSKVKEMFGG; from the coding sequence ATGTCGCAGGACTATTATGAGCTGCTGGGTGTCAGCCGGACCGCGAGTGCCGACGACATCAAGAAGGCTTTCCGCAAGCTCGCCATGCAGCATCACCCGGATCGCAATCCGGGGAGCAAGGAAGCCGAAAAGAAGTTCAAGGACGTCAACCACGCCTATGACATCCTGAAGGATCCCGACAAGCGCGCCGCCTACGACCGCTACGGTCCCGCCGCCTTCGAAGGCGGCGCTCCCGGAGGACCCGGCGGCTTCCAGGGCCAGGGTTTCGATTTCGGCTCGGTCTTCGGCGACATATTCGACGAGATGTTCGGTGCCGGCCGCGGCCGGCCGGGCGGCCCGCGGGCCGACATGCGCGGCCAGGACCTGCGCTTCAATCTCGAGATCACGCTGGAGCAGGCCTATTCGGGCACGGAGGCCACGGTCCGCGTTCCGAGCTCGGTCACCTGCGAGAGCTGCCACGGCAGCGGCGCCGAGCCCGGCTCCAGGCCGCAACAATGCCCGACCTGCCACGGCCGCGGCCGGCTGCGCGCCCAGCAGGGCTTCTTCACCGTCGAGCGGACCTGTCATGCCTGCCACGGCGTCGGCCAGGTGATCGACAAGCCGTGTCGTGCCTGCGCCGGCCAGGGCCGGGTGCGCCGCGAGAAGACGCTGAAGGTCAATATTCCCGCCGGCGTCGAGGACGGCACGCGCATTCGGCTGTCCGGCGAGGGCGAGGCGGGCACGCGCGGCGGGCCGGCCGGCGATCTCTACGTCTTCCTGTCGGTGCGGCGCAATCCGCTGTTCGAGCGCGAGGGCGCCGACATCCATTGCCGCGTGCCCATCTCCATGGTCCAGGCGACGTTGGGCGGCAGCATCGAGGTGCCGACGCTCGACGGCAAGATGGCGCGCATCAACATTCCCGCCGGCGCGCAGGGCGGCCATCAGTTCCGGCTGCGCGGCAGGGGCATGCCGGTCGTCCGCTCCACGCAGCGCGGCGACATGTACATCGAGATCAACGTCGAGACGCCGACCAACCTCACCGCCCGCCAGAAGGAGCTGCTCAAGGAGTTCGAGAAGGCCGGCAAGACGAGCCCCGAATCGGAAGGCTTCTTCAGCAAGGTGAAGGAGATGTTCGGGGGCTGA
- the nudB gene encoding dihydroneopterin triphosphate diphosphatase gives MAFKIPESVLVVVHTTDLEVLLLERAAQPGFWQSVTGAREPDDPDLAATARRELREETGLTLGTLTDWHLVNRYEIWPQWRSRYAPGVTHNVEHVFGFRVDGQTVATLDPAEHIAQLWLPWREAMAKTFSPTNRDAIRQLPQRAAGRTGC, from the coding sequence ATGGCGTTCAAGATTCCCGAATCGGTGCTGGTGGTGGTTCACACCACCGATCTCGAAGTGCTGTTGCTGGAGCGGGCGGCGCAGCCGGGCTTCTGGCAATCCGTCACCGGCGCCCGCGAGCCTGACGATCCCGATCTGGCGGCCACGGCCCGGCGCGAATTGCGGGAGGAGACCGGTCTCACGCTCGGCACACTGACCGACTGGCATCTCGTGAACCGCTACGAGATCTGGCCGCAATGGCGCAGCCGCTACGCACCCGGCGTCACCCACAATGTCGAGCATGTGTTCGGCTTCCGGGTGGACGGGCAGACCGTGGCAACGCTCGATCCGGCGGAGCACATCGCGCAGCTCTGGCTGCCCTGGCGGGAGGCGATGGCGAAGACCTTCTCACCCACCAATCGCGACGCCATCCGGCAGCTTCCGCAGCGTGCGGCCGGGCGCACCGGGTGCTAG
- the nth gene encoding endonuclease III produces MALMTPAEVRLFFIRLRQTMPEPETELEYDNVYQLLVAVVLSAQATDAGVNRATEPLFEKIKRPAEMVALGEKKLIGYIKTIGLYRTKAKNVIALSRLLVEKHGGEVPRSHEALQELPGVGRKTANVVMNVAFGEPTIAVDTHIFRVGNRTGLAPGKNPLEVELRLLKRVPPEFRLHAHHWLILHGRYTCKARKPECPRCVVNDLCKFRAKTVAL; encoded by the coding sequence ATGGCCTTGATGACACCTGCGGAAGTACGGCTTTTCTTCATCCGTTTGCGCCAGACCATGCCGGAACCGGAGACCGAGCTCGAATACGACAACGTCTACCAGTTGCTGGTCGCGGTCGTCCTGTCGGCCCAGGCGACCGATGCCGGCGTCAACCGCGCCACCGAGCCGCTGTTCGAGAAGATCAAGAGGCCGGCCGAGATGGTGGCGCTCGGCGAGAAAAAGCTGATCGGCTACATCAAGACCATCGGACTCTATCGTACCAAGGCAAAGAACGTGATCGCGCTCAGCCGGTTGCTCGTCGAGAAACACGGCGGCGAGGTCCCGCGCAGCCACGAGGCGCTGCAGGAGCTGCCGGGGGTGGGCCGCAAGACCGCCAACGTGGTCATGAACGTGGCTTTCGGCGAGCCGACGATCGCCGTCGACACCCACATCTTCCGGGTCGGCAACCGCACCGGCTTGGCGCCGGGCAAGAACCCGCTCGAGGTTGAGCTGCGGCTGCTGAAGCGCGTGCCGCCCGAATTCCGTCTCCACGCCCATCACTGGCTGATCCTGCACGGCCGCTACACCTGCAAGGCGCGCAAGCCCGAATGCCCGCGCTGCGTGGTGAACGACCTGTGCAAGTTCCGGGCGAAGACCGTCGCCCTCTAA